The Mycolicibacterium fluoranthenivorans genomic interval CACAGAGTCTTTCGATGCCATCATCATCGGGGCAGGTCAGGCGGGCCCGCCCCTGGCGGCCCGGCTGACCGACGCCGGACAGCGGGTCGCCGTGATCGAACGGAAGCTGGTCGGCGGCACCTGCGTCAACAACGGGTGCATCCCCACCAAGACGCTGGTGGCCAGCGCACACGCCGCGCACTCGGCGCGCCGCGCCGCCGAATACGGGATCGGCACCGGTGACGTCAGCGTCGACATGGCGAAAGTGAAGGCCCGCAAGGACAAGATCATGCTCGACGACCGGGCGGGCGTCGAGAGCTGGCTGGAAGGGATGGCCGGCGCCAGCCTGATCCGGGGGCACGGCCGATTCGTCGATCCCCATACCATCGACGTCGACGGACGGTTGTTGCGCGCCGACCGGTTCTACCTCAATGTCGGTGGCCGCGCGTCGGTGCCGGACCTGCCCGGCCTCGACGGCATCGACTATCTGACCAATGTCTCCATCCTGGCGCTCGACACCGTGCCCGCGCACCTGGTCGTCATCGGGGGCAGCTATATCGGGCTGGAGTTCGCGCAGATGTACCGCCGCTTCGGGGCGGAGGTGACGGTCGTCGAACGCGGGCCGCGACTGGCCTCCCGGGAAGACGAAGACGTCTCGGCGGCCATTCGCGGGATCCTGGAGGCCGAAGGGATCGCGGTACACACCGATGCCACCGATATCCGATTCGAGAAGCGGGACACCGGAATTGCGGTGAGCCCGAACGCCGGGACCGAACCCGTCATCGGCAGCCACGTGCTGGTCGCGGTCGGGCGCAGGCCCAACACCGACGACCTCGGCCTCGAGCACGCCGGCGTCGAGACTGACGCCCGGGGCTATGTCGTCGTCGACGATCAGCTGCGCACCACCGCCGAGCACATCTGGGCGATGGGGGATTGCAACGGCAAGGGCGCGTTCACCCACACCTCCTGGAACGACTACGAGATCGTCGCCGCCAACCTGCTCGACAACGATCCGCGCCGGGTCAGCGATCGCATCACCACCTACGGCCTGTTCATCGATCCACCGCTGGGACGCGCCGGGCTGACCGTCGAGCAGGTGCGCCGTTCCGGGCGCAAGGCGCTGGTGGGTAAGCGTCCGATGACCCGGGTGGGTCGTGCCGTCGAGAAGGGCGAGACCCAGGGCTTCATGAAGGTCGTCGTCGACGCCGACACCAAGGAGATCCTGGGGGTCGCCATCCTCGGCGTGGGCGGGGACGAGGTGGTGCACCTGGTTCTCGACGTGATGACCGCGAAGCTGCCCTACACCGCGATCTCGCGCACCATGCACATCCATCCCACGGTCAGCGAGCTGGTGCCGACGATGCTGCAGGAGCTCACGCCGCTGCAGTAGCCGCCCGGCCGGCGAGCAGCTGCGCGGTGACCACCGTGACCCGGTGTCCGAGGTGTTCGCAGGTGCGCACATCGGCCGGGTGCACCTGATCGGCATTCGCGTCGACATCGGTCTGTGCGCCCGCGCCGAGCCAGAAACCGAGCCGGTTCAGGTCGTGTTCGCTGCCGCCGGCGCCGTTCCAACCCGGGATCAAACCCAAACTGACCCAATGCATATGGTGTTGGGCTGCAAACACCGACAACGAGATGAGGGCGGCCACCTTGTCACCGCTCTTCGCGCCGGAATTGGTGAACCCCGCCGCGATCTTGTCTCGCCACAGGCCTTCCATGCAGCGCCGGCCGGTCTGCTCGGCGAAGGCCTGGAATCCGGCCGAGACGTTACCCATGTAGGTGGGCGTGCCGAAGATGAGGGCGTCGGCGCCGTCGAGGGTGTCCCAGTCGGCCGGCGTCAACGCGTCGACGTGCAGGAGACTGACCCGGCCGCCGCCCCGCCGGACCCCGTCGGCGACGGCGTGGGCCAGGGTGGCGGTGTGTCCGAAGCCGGAATGGCAGGCGATCGCCACCTGCGGGAAGATGTTGGCGGACATGACCTCTCCTAGCTGTTGATGGTGTCGGCGACTTCGCGATAGCGCTGCTGCCAGTCGGGCAGTGGTTGTCCGGCCAGGTGAGCGCACAACCGGTCGAGAAAGGCGTGGGTGCCGGGGTGAAAACCCTTGGCGCCGGGCACCGACAACCCGCGATGACTGAACCGCAGCAGCGTGCCGGCCCCCTCCGGGTGCAACTCGTAGCGGACCACGCCGCCGTGGGCGCCCAGGATCGGCTGCCGCCATTCGTGCTCGAAGACGTGCGGCGGGTCCCAGACCAGAATCCGACCCGACACCCTGGTGCGCTCGGGGGGATAGCGCGGGCCGTTCGGGGTCATCTCGATGACCCCGTCGGCGATGGTGGTGTCGCCCAGCCATTGGCCGCGCTGCACCGGATCGGTGATCGCGGCCCACACGGCCGCGACGGGGTGGGCCAGCCGGCGTTCGAAGCGCAGGGTGGCCCGCTCGCCGTGCACGGTGAGTTCGCCTTCGTGGCAGGTCATTTCGCGCGTCCTTGATCCAGGTGGCGTTCAAGGGCGTCCAGATGACCGGTCCAGAACTGGCGGTACTGCTCGATCCACCGGTCCATCTCGACCAATCCGTCGGCCCGCAGCGCATAGACCCGGCGCTGGGCGTCGGCGCGGACCTCGACCAGGCCCACCTCACGCAGGACGCGCAGGTGACGCGACACCGTGGGCTGGGTCAGGTTCGGGAGGGCCGCGACGAGCTCGCCCGCGGTGCGCTCACCGGCGCGCAGCGCGTCGAGCAGGGTGCGCCGACTGGGTTCGGCGACGGCCTCGAACACATCCATGATTCGAGTATTGCATTGCGTCTATATAGATGCAATGCAATATTTGGCACCGTCCGGCTAGCGTCGCTGCACCAGCAGGGTCTGGGCCGAGGTGCCGATGAAGCCGTGCCGGTCGAAGATCTCGGCGTTGGTCACCCCGATACCGTCGGGACCGATCGATCCGCGCGAGCGCAACGCGAAATCCGAACCCACCGGTGCGCGGTGCAGATGCACGGCGGTGTCGGTGTTCATGAACACGAACTCGGTCGGGTCCAGCGCCGCGCCCACTCCGTTGGCCGAGTCGACCACCATCGCCAGCCGCTGTAGATCGGTCAACGGCTCGGTATCGACGAGCGGCACGAGGGGGCTCATCCAGGACACTGCCGCCTCGCCGGGGGCGGTGCGCTGGGTACGCCAACTGACCGTCTCCAGGTACCCCGGTGCACCGGCCCAGCCGTGCGGGCTGTCCGTCGCCTCGCCCTCCACCAGGGGCGGATACCGGTCGGTCACCGCATCTCGGGTATCGCTGGTGCACAGCAGCCAGGCGCTGACGGTGGCTACCGCCCGATCCGTCCCGTCCGGTCGGGTGGCGAGCATCTCGGCGTCGACCTTGGCGATGCGTGCGCCCGGGCGCACCACGCGGGCGCGCACCTTGACCGGCGCCACCGGGATGGCACCCAGGATGTCCAGCACCAGCCTGCCGACCCGCAGTTCGGGGCGATCGGCGCACAGGTCTTCGATGGCCTTGGTCATCAGCGCCAGCGGTGGTGACCCGTGCTGAATCGCCGAATCCCAGTTGCTCGCCGTGCCCGGGGTGGATTCGAACACCGCGAGGTCGCCGTCCGAACCCGTCCGGCGGTAGTGGCAGTCGATCATGCAGGGGTCTCCGCCGGCCCGGTGGACGTGGGCCAACCTGGATACGGCGGAGGCGTGCCACCGAATTCCGGGCACAGCGCCTGATGGCTGCACCAGTCACACAGTCGCGACGGCTGCGCGCGGAAATCGCCCGTCGCCCCCGCGGATTGGATGGCCCGCCAGATCGCCATCAGCGTCCGTTCGAAACCCGCCAGCTCGTCCATTTCGGGGGTGTAGTCGAGGATCTGGCCGTCGGCAAGGTAGATCAGCCGCAGCCGGGCGGGCAGCACGCCACGCGAGCGCAGCAGCGCCAGCGCGTAGAACTTCATCTGGAACAGCGCCTTGGCCTCGGCGAAGGGCACCCGGCCGGTCTTGTAGTCGACCACTCGCAGCTCACCGGTGGATGCGACATCGATGCGATCGACGAAACCGCGCAGCAGCGTGCCGTCGCTCAGTTCCACCTCGACCCGCTGTTCGCAGCTCTGCGGGTCGAACCGAGTCGGATCCTCCAGCCGGTAGTAACCCGAGAGCAGCTTGCGGGCGTCGGCCAGCAGACCGTCGCGTAGTGCCGGATCCAGCTCGGCGAGTTCCGGCGACTCGGACAGCATCCGATCCCAGGCGGGCCCCACCAGTGCCAGCGCGGTGTCGGCGACCCGGTCGGCGGCGGGCAGACCGTAGAGCTGTTCCAGCGCGGCGTGCACCACCGACCCCCGAACCTGGGCGACCGACATGGGCTCGGGCAGGCGGTCGATGGCGCGGAAGCGGTACAGCAACGGGCACTGCTTGAAATCCCCGGCACGCGACGGTGACAGCGCCGGGCGCCGCAACGTCAGTGGCACGCTCATGGCCTCAGCCTAGGTTCGCCCACCGACAACGGTTGGCAGCCGGGACGGCGCGTCTGGCAGTCTGATACTCCGTGTCTATTACCGGTCCGTTCGTCGTCGGCGATCGTGTTCAGCTCACCGACCCCAAGGGGCGGCATTACACGATGGTGCTCGCGCCCGGCGCGGAGTTCCACACCCACCGGGGCGCCCTGGCCCACGACGACGTGATCGGGCAGCCCGAGGGCAGCGTGGTGAAGTCCGCCAACGGTGACGCCTTCCTGGCGCTGCGTCCGCTTCTCATCGACTACGTGCTGTCGATGCCGCGCGGTGCGCAGGTGATCTATCCCAAGGACGCCGCCCAGATCGTGCACGAGGGCGATATCTTTCCCGGCGCGCGGGTGCTGGAGGCCGGCGCCGGTTCGGGCGCCCTGACCTGCTCACTGCTGCGCGCCGTCGGCCCGCACGGCCAGGTCATCTCCTACGAGGTACGCGACGACCACGCTGTGCACGCGATTCGCAATGTCGAGACATTCTTCGGGGAGCGCCCCGCGAACTGGGACCTGCGGATCGCGGATCTCAACGACCACAGCCGTATTCCGGGCACGGGCGAAGTGGACCGGGTGGTGCTGGACATGCTGGCGCCGTGGGAGGTGCTCGGCACGGTATCCGAGGCCCTGATCGCCGGTGGGGTGCTCATCGTCTATGTCGCCACGGTGACGCAGCTCTCCCGCACCGTGGAGGCGCTGCGCGAACAGCAGTGCTGGACCGAGCCCCGGTCCTGGGAGTCGCTCCAGCGGGGCTGGGACGTGGTGGGCCTGGCGGTCCGCCCGCAACACAACATGCGCGGGCACACCGCGTTCCTGATCAGCGCCCGAAAGCTGGCACCGGGCACCGTGACACCGACGCCGCTGCGCCGCAAACGGCAGGCGCAGGTGGCTGCGGAGGTGGAGAAGCGGGCTCAGGAAGCCGACGAATAGTCAGCGCACCTCAGCGCGGCGGGGGCGCCGGCATGGGTGTCGGCGGGGGTGTCGGGGTAGGCAACGGGGTTTTCGTGCCCATCTCCAAGAGCTGATTGGCCGTGTCCCGGCTCATCTGCCAGCCGTTGGGTGTCGGGGTGAACCGCATCGGGTAGACGAACGGCCGCGGCTGCGGGTTGGGTGACGCCGCCGAGCTGACGGTCATGGTGGCCACCACGTCACCCGGTGCGTCGGGCGCCCAGGCCAGATCGGTGGCGGTGAAGGTCAGCGGCAACAGCCGGTTGTCCGAGAGTGCCCGGCCGAAGTTGTCCAGTGCGGCAGCGTCATCGGGCGTGGCGTACTGCACCAGGGCGACCTTCTGCTCGCCGGGAACCGAAGTATCGGCGAGCCGGGAGAGGACGTCGGTGAGCGCTTCGGGGGCGGGCAGCGCCGCTTCACCGGGTGGGGCGGCGACGGAACTGACCGTGGCCGTCGGGGCCGGTGGCACGGGATCGGCACTGCACCCGGACAGCCCGAGTGCCGCCATCGAGATGGCGGCACTCAGCACTGCTACCGGGTGGCGGTACACCGAATGACTAGGGGTCAGACGGCCGACAGCAGCGCCAGGGCGGAGTCCTTGGAGATCTGCCAGCCGGTGGGGCTCGGCCCTGCGACGAACGTCACCGGCTGCGAGGCGGACGAGCCGGTCGCCGCGGTGGCGGTGACGTTCGCGGTCGCGAAGCCCTCACCCTCGTCGATGTCCGTGAGGGCGAAGGTCAGCGGGAACTGACCCTTCGCCGCGGCGTTGCGATAGGCACGATCGGCGGCGATCGTCTCGAAACGCCCCAGGCCGCCCTGGATGTAGGCGGCTTTGCCGGCGAATGAACCGGGGCCGGCCAGGCCGTTCAGCGTCTGCACCAGAGGCGCCTCCAGCTGCGGTGCCGGCGTCTGCGGCATCGGGATGTCCCACACCACCGGGGTGACGGCGGGCGCCGCTCCGGATGCAAGGGTCGTCACACCGCCCGCGGCCGCACCGGCGATGACAGCAGCGGCGGCAAGACCGGTCACGAGGGGTTTCAGGAACACAGTGGTCCTTTCGATTGGGCCAACTCGATAATGAGGTTAACAAGGGTTGCTGGTGTGTCGAATTCCTAGACCGCACACAAAGGCTGAATCGCCGGTAGCTTTGAAGTTGTTACTGCACCAACATTCGGTGCGGGAGGGAGCGCAACATGAGTGAGTCAGAGCGTTCAGAGGATTTCAGCGACGATCTGAGCACATCCATCTCCAGCGACGATGCTGCCGAACTAGAGCGCCTGCGCCGAGAAGCGGCCGCGCTGCGCGAGCAGTTGGAAAATGCCGTAGGAGCGTCGAGCGGCCTGCGAACCGCGCGTGACGTGCACCAGCTCGAGGCGCGTATCGATTCCCTGGCGACCCGCAACGCCAAGCTGATGGACACCCTCAAGGAGGCCCGGCAGCAGCTGCTGGCCCTGCGTGAGGAGGTCGACCGGCTCGGGCAGCCGCCCAGCGGTTACGGCGTGTTGTTGGCCACCCATGACGACGACACCGTCGACGTGTTCACCTCCGGTCGCAAGATGCGGCTCACCTGCTCGCCCAATATCGAGACCAGCACGCTCAAGCAGGGGCAGACCGTGCGCCTCAACGAGGCGCTCACCGTGGTCGAGGCCGGCGCCTTCGAGGCCGTCGGTGAGATCAGCACCCTGCGCGAGATCCTGTCCGACGGCCACCGGGCGCTTGTCGTCGGCCACGCCGACGAGGAACGCATCGTCTGGCTGGCCGAGCCGCTGGTTTCCGCGGAGTTCCTGCCCGAGGGTGTCGAGGTGCAACTCGACGAGGACGACAAGCCCCGCAAGCTGCGGCCCGGTGACTCGCTGCTGGTCGACACCAAGGCCGGCTATGCCTTCGAACGTATCCCCAAGGCCGAGGTCGAGGACTTGGTCCTGGAAGAGGTCCCCGATGTGGCCTACAGCGATATCGGTGGCCTGACCAGGCAGATCGAGCAGATCCGCGACGCCGTGGAGCTGCCCTTCCTGCACAAGGATCTCTACCGCGAGTACTCGCTGCGCCCGCCCAAGGGTGTGCTGCTGTACGGCCCGCCCGGGTGCGGTAAGACCCTCATCGCCAAGGCGGTCGCCAACTCGCTGGCCAAGAAGATGGCCGAACTGCGCGGGGAGGATTCCCGCGAGGCGAAGTCCTACTTCCTCAACATCAAAGGCCCCGAGCTGCTGAACAAGTTCGTCGGCGAGACCGAGCGGCACATCCGGCTGATCTTCCAGCGGGCCCGTGAGAAGGCCTCCGAAGGCACGCCGGTGATCGTGTTCTTCGACGAGATGGACTCCATCTTCCGCACCCGTGGCACCGGGGTGAGCTCCGATGTGGAGACCACCGTCGTCCCGCAGCTGCTCAGCGAGATCGACGGTGTCGAAGGCCTGGAGAACGTCATCGTCATCGGTGCCTCCAACCGGGAGGACATGATCGATCCGGCCATCCTTCGGCCCGGCCGCCTGGATGTGAAGATCAAGATCGAGCGCCCGGATGCCGAAGCGGCACAGGACATCTTCAGCAAGTACCTGACCGAGAATCTGCCGGTGCACGCCGACGACCTCGCCGAGTTCTCCGGTGATCGTGCGCTCACCATCAAGACGATGATCGAGAAGATCGTCGACCGGATGTACGCCGAGATCGACGACAACCGGTTCCTGGAGGTCACCTATGCCAACGGTGACAAGGAAGTCATGTACTTCAAGGACTTCAACTCCGGGGCGATGATCCAGAACGTCGTGGACCGGGCAAAGAAGTACGCGATCAAGTCGGTGCTCGAGACGGGCTCTCGGGGTCTGCGGATCCAGCACCTGCTGGACTCGATCGTCGACGAGTTCGCCGAGAACGAGGACCTGCCCAACACCACCAATCCCGATGACTGGGCCAGGATCTCGGGCAAGAAGGGGGAGCGGATCGTCTACATCCGCACCCTCGTCACCGGCAAGAGTTCGTCGGCCAGCAGGGCCATTGACACCGAGTCGAACCTTGGGCAGTACCTCTAGGGGCCGCGACGTGTCCGACGAAGTCTCGGTGAGCGACGGGGTGTTCGGTCTGCGCTACGGCGAGGTGCTGTTGGTCCACCTGACGGAGTCCGGTCCGGAAGCGACGGTCTACAACACCTTCCCGCTCAACGACTGTCCCGGTGAGCTGTGGGATCAGCTCGACGCCACGGCGATTGCCGCGGAGGCCGGGGCGGTCGCGGCGATCCTGAACGGGCCCCGGTACTGGCTGATGAGCGGTATCGGCAAAGCCGACAGGGAATCGATGCAGCGCAAGACGTTCGGTGGCCTCGAGATGAACCGTCAGGCCACGGTGCAACTCGCGTCGATGAACCCGGCGGCCTACACCGAGAACAAGGTGGACCGCAAGGCCGTCTTCACCTTCGACGCGGGCCGGCCGGTGTACCAGCTGGTCGATCCGGACGGCAGGCGGTGGATCATGCAGACCTACAGCCAGACCGTCGATCCGACACTCGGCCTGGACGATCTCGCCGGCCTCGCCGAGAGGTTGTCCGTGCCGCCCGGTTGGCGCTACGAGACGCACGTGCCGTCGTCGTCGATCGTCGTGGACACCACCACGCGGCCCGCGAGTGTGCTCCAAGACGACCTTGCGAACAGTTACTCACTGATCGACTGACCGGCCACCCCGGCGGCGATCGCGCGGAGCTCCTCGAGCACCAGCGCGATGGCCGGCCGGGCGTCGGCGCCCACGCGAGTCACCGCTTCGACGCGCCGGGCCAGCCGGATGTCACCGATCGGCCGGCGCACCAGGTCACGGGCCAGTGTGACGTACCGCGGCATCAGCGCGATACCCAACCCGGCCGCCACCAATTCCTCGACCACGCGGAAGTCGTTGACCCGCTGGGTGATCCGCACCGGCACCCCGGTGAGCGTGGCGATCGACTTGAACACGTCATCGACCATGAGGCCCCCTTCCACGCCGATCCAGTCCTGATCGGCGAGCTCGGAAAGACGCAGCCGGTCGGTGCCTGCCAACGGATGTTGCGGTGGCAGCAGCACGTCCAGCGGTTCGCGCAGCAGCACCGTGGAGGTGAACCTCGGCCCCCAAGCGCTGCCGTCCCGCTCGTCGCGGTGCACCACGACCACGTCGAAATCGGCGAGTTGCTGCGGTGCACGCGCCGCCGGCACATCGATATCGCGACCGATCACCTCGATGCCGCGGCCCCCGGTGTTGACGATCAGCGGTGCCAACAACATTGCCGCACCGGAGGGGAAGAAGGACACCGTCACCTGCCCGCGGGCGGTGGTGCGGTAGCTGTCCATATCCGCCTGCGCCAGGTCCAGTGCGGCAAGCACGCGTTCGGCATGACCGACCAGCACCTGCCCGGCGTCGGTAAGTCGCACCCGCCGGCCGTCCGGCTCCAGCAGCGTGACACCGGCCTCCCGTTGCAGGGTCTTGAGTTGTTGGGATACCGCGGAAGGCGTCATGGACAGGACATCGGCCACCGCGGCGACCGTGCCGTGATCGGCAAGTTCGCGCAGCATCCGCAACCGCAGCGCATCCATGTAGTAAGTCTACTGCTATAGGTAAGAAGAAGTAGCTGGACTGAATGGTTGATGCGGGAGCAAGGTGGGTCCCGTGCCTCGCCACCGTGTCGACCTCGCCTTGCTTGCCGTGGCCCTGGTGTGGGGATCGAGCTACCTCGCCGCCAAGGAGGTCGTCCACGCGGACGGTGTCTTCGCGTTCCTGGCGCTGCGGTTCGGGATGGCGGTCTGGGGCCTGATGCTGGTGTTGGGGCGGCGGGTCGCCCGGATCGGCCGCGACGACGTGATTGCGGGATCGCTGTTCGGCGTCATCCTGGCGGCCATCTGTGTGGGTGAAACATACGGGGTGACAATGACATCGGCGTCGAATGCCGGCCTGATCATGGCGCTGACGGTGGTCATCACCCCGCTGTTGGGCGGCCGGGGCGCCGTCGCGCCGTTGTTCTACGCGCCGGCAGCAATGGTGGTCCTCGGCTGCGTCGCGCTGACCCAGTCGGGCGGCGGTTTCGCGCTACCGGGTGCCGGCGACGTCCTGATCGTGGGCGCGGCGGCGCTGCGCGCCGTGCACGTCACCGTGATGTCGCGAACGTCGAAACCGCGCCGGCTCGATCCGACGTCGGTGACGCTGGTGCAGCTGACCACGGTGGCGGTCCTGACGGCCCTGCCCGCCGCTGCGCTCGGACAGTTCTCCGCGGTGCCGCAGATGTCGGGCCGGGGTTGGGCACTGACCGCCTATCTTGCGTTGGCCTGCACCGTTTTCGCGTTCGGAGCCCAGATGTGGGCGGTGCGCTACAGCACACCGGCACGGATGAGCCTGCTGCTCGGCACCGAACCGCTGTGGGTGGTGGTCATCGGGGTCGGGGTGGCCGGTGATCCGGTCACGGCGCTCGGCGCGCTCGGCGCGCTCATGGTGGTGAGCGGGACGCTGTGGGCAGCAGCCGTCGACAGCGCAACGGTGAGCGGCCCCGCCAGGCGTGGCAAACCCACGCGATCGGGGCGCCTGGGAAATAAACGTGGAAGCAAATAGTCTGTTTCCGATGCTCCACGAGCCGATGATTCCCGACGTCCGCACCATGTGGATGGTCGTCGCCACCACAGCGGTGTTGTTCGGAGTCCTCGAGGTGTGGGCGGGGTGTGCCGGGCGGCGCGACACCTCGATGGTGCTCTGGGGGTGTGCCAACCTCGCAGGCGGTTTGGGCGCCGGTCTGCTCAGCACTCAGGGTGTTCTTCCGTACGCGCTGTCCGAGGCCGTGGCGAACGGCTTCCTGGTTCTGGTCTGGGCCCTCATCTGGGCAGGCGGGCAGGCGTTCGCTGGGCGGCCGGTGCCTTGGGCGGCAGCCACCTCGGTACCGGTACTGGTGACCTTCGCCTGCCTTGTGGTGCCGCCGCTACCCACCGACATCGTGCTTCGCATCCATCTGACATCGCTGTCGATCGTCGGTTATCTCGTGCTCATCGCCGTCGACTCACTGCGCGCCGATCGGGCCGAACGCCTGATGACGCGCCGAGTGCTGGCCACCCTGGCCATCGTGTCCGTGTTGCCGGTGATCTGGCGATCGATCAGCGCTCAACTGCACGGCGCGCCATTCGAGTTGATGAAGAACACCGCCGATACGGCGATGCCGTTGGTGGGTCTTTTCGTGATGGCCATCGCGATCAATGTCTGTCTGCTGCTGATCGGGCGCGAGCGGCTGGGCAATCAACTGGCAGCGGCGGCCACCCACGACGGCCTCACCCGAACCCTCAACCGGTCCGGCTTCCTGCAGAGCGCGCGCCAAGCCGTGGACGAATACCAGCGCGGCTCCCGGCCGTGTTCGGTGATCGTGATGGATCTGGACGAGTTCAAATCGGTCAACGACCTCTACGGGCATGCCGGCGGTGATCGTCTACTCGTCGGATTCGCCGCGGTGGTCCGCGACAACCTGCGCGAGACCGACCTGATTGGCCGGATCGGCGGCGAAGAGTTCTGCGCGCTGCTGGTTGACATCGACGGTGCCGAGGCTGCCGTGATCTCCGAACGGATCCGAACCGCCTTCGCCGGAACAGAGTTCGTCCATGCCGGCGAGGCACTCACCGCCACGGTGAGCATGGGTGTGGCGCAGATCGGGCTCGACGAGGAGCTCGCCGCGGCCATCCGACGAGCCGATCTGGCCATGTACCGGGCAAAGCGCGACGGACGCGATGCCGTGGTCCGCGCCGACAAACGGTGACCACGCGTCCGCGATCACCCTGATGAGGCACAGTAAAGCGATGCGACGTGGCCTTGCGCGCCCCGGGAAGTGGGGGATCTCGGCCCGTTCGGCATTCGTCGCGGCCAGCGTGGTGTTCGTGGCCCTCGGCGTCACGGGGATGGTGCTCGCGGGGGTGCTCTACCGCTCGATGCTGAGCGAGGTCGACAATGCCGCCGCGGCCCGCGTTGCCCGGGCCGCCGCGGTGATCGCCGCCCGCGGCCCGGCGGCGCTGGATGCCGAACTGCTCGCCACCGACACCCGGGTACTGGCCGTGCAGGTCATCGGCGCCGATGGGACGGTGCTGCACCGCTCACCGGGCGCGCCGGGCACACCGTTGATCCCGGTCGGCGCAATCGATGCGGGCCCGCGGATCGGTATGCCCGAACATGATTCACCGTTCGGAGAGATCCGATTCAGTGCGCAGACCGTTGTCGGACCCGATGGGGCGCGTTATACCGTCGTCGTCGGTGAGGGCAGCCCACTGGTGCTCTCGACGGTGGGCACCGTGGTGACCGCCCTGGCGGTCGCCACGCCGGTGGTGATCGCGGCATCGGCGGCGGCGACCTACCTATTGGTCCGCCGGTCCATGCGCTCGGTCGACGATATCCGCTCCCGGGTCGCCGCCATCACCACCTCCGATCTGTCCGGCCGGGTCCCGGTGCCCGACAGCAGAGACGAGATCGCCGCGCTCGCGCTCACGATGAACGAGATGCTGGCCCGGATCGAGGCCGGGCACGCGGCCCAGCAGCGGTTCGTCGGCGACGCCTCACACGAACTGCGCAGCCCCCTGGCCACCATCATCTCGGCGCTCGAGGTCGCCCAGGCGCACCCCGACCTGCTCAATTCGGAACTCGCCGACCACACGCTGCTGCCCGAGGCGCACCGGATGGCCGGCCTCATCGACGACCTGCTGCTGCTGGCGCGGGCGGACGAGCGTGGGCCGGCCGCGAGGTTCGGCGATGTCGACCTCGACGATCTGGCCATCGAGGCCGCCCGGACCCTGCGCCGCACCACCTCGTTCGAGGTCCGTTGTGAGGTGGCACCGACCAGGGTGACCGGCGATGCCGAGGCGCTGGCCCGGGTGCTGCGCAATCTGCTCGACAATGCCGCCCGGCACGCGGCGTCGATGATCGAGATCACCGTCGGCGCCCCGGCGACCGGCGGCGGTGCGGTGCTCACGGTCGGCGACGACGGTCCCGGCGTGCCCGAGCCCGATCGGCTACGCGTGTTCGACCGGTTCGTCCGGCTGGACGGGGACCGCTCGCGCAGTGCCGGCGGTTCCGGCC includes:
- the arc gene encoding proteasome ATPase, with amino-acid sequence MSESERSEDFSDDLSTSISSDDAAELERLRREAAALREQLENAVGASSGLRTARDVHQLEARIDSLATRNAKLMDTLKEARQQLLALREEVDRLGQPPSGYGVLLATHDDDTVDVFTSGRKMRLTCSPNIETSTLKQGQTVRLNEALTVVEAGAFEAVGEISTLREILSDGHRALVVGHADEERIVWLAEPLVSAEFLPEGVEVQLDEDDKPRKLRPGDSLLVDTKAGYAFERIPKAEVEDLVLEEVPDVAYSDIGGLTRQIEQIRDAVELPFLHKDLYREYSLRPPKGVLLYGPPGCGKTLIAKAVANSLAKKMAELRGEDSREAKSYFLNIKGPELLNKFVGETERHIRLIFQRAREKASEGTPVIVFFDEMDSIFRTRGTGVSSDVETTVVPQLLSEIDGVEGLENVIVIGASNREDMIDPAILRPGRLDVKIKIERPDAEAAQDIFSKYLTENLPVHADDLAEFSGDRALTIKTMIEKIVDRMYAEIDDNRFLEVTYANGDKEVMYFKDFNSGAMIQNVVDRAKKYAIKSVLETGSRGLRIQHLLDSIVDEFAENEDLPNTTNPDDWARISGKKGERIVYIRTLVTGKSSSASRAIDTESNLGQYL
- a CDS encoding LysR family transcriptional regulator; this translates as MDALRLRMLRELADHGTVAAVADVLSMTPSAVSQQLKTLQREAGVTLLEPDGRRVRLTDAGQVLVGHAERVLAALDLAQADMDSYRTTARGQVTVSFFPSGAAMLLAPLIVNTGGRGIEVIGRDIDVPAARAPQQLADFDVVVVHRDERDGSAWGPRFTSTVLLREPLDVLLPPQHPLAGTDRLRLSELADQDWIGVEGGLMVDDVFKSIATLTGVPVRITQRVNDFRVVEELVAAGLGIALMPRYVTLARDLVRRPIGDIRLARRVEAVTRVGADARPAIALVLEELRAIAAGVAGQSISE
- a CDS encoding DMT family transporter, with amino-acid sequence MPRHRVDLALLAVALVWGSSYLAAKEVVHADGVFAFLALRFGMAVWGLMLVLGRRVARIGRDDVIAGSLFGVILAAICVGETYGVTMTSASNAGLIMALTVVITPLLGGRGAVAPLFYAPAAMVVLGCVALTQSGGGFALPGAGDVLIVGAAALRAVHVTVMSRTSKPRRLDPTSVTLVQLTTVAVLTALPAAALGQFSAVPQMSGRGWALTAYLALACTVFAFGAQMWAVRYSTPARMSLLLGTEPLWVVVIGVGVAGDPVTALGALGALMVVSGTLWAAAVDSATVSGPARRGKPTRSGRLGNKRGSK
- a CDS encoding GGDEF domain-containing protein — protein: MLHEPMIPDVRTMWMVVATTAVLFGVLEVWAGCAGRRDTSMVLWGCANLAGGLGAGLLSTQGVLPYALSEAVANGFLVLVWALIWAGGQAFAGRPVPWAAATSVPVLVTFACLVVPPLPTDIVLRIHLTSLSIVGYLVLIAVDSLRADRAERLMTRRVLATLAIVSVLPVIWRSISAQLHGAPFELMKNTADTAMPLVGLFVMAIAINVCLLLIGRERLGNQLAAAATHDGLTRTLNRSGFLQSARQAVDEYQRGSRPCSVIVMDLDEFKSVNDLYGHAGGDRLLVGFAAVVRDNLRETDLIGRIGGEEFCALLVDIDGAEAAVISERIRTAFAGTEFVHAGEALTATVSMGVAQIGLDEELAAAIRRADLAMYRAKRDGRDAVVRADKR
- a CDS encoding sensor histidine kinase, with amino-acid sequence MRRGLARPGKWGISARSAFVAASVVFVALGVTGMVLAGVLYRSMLSEVDNAAAARVARAAAVIAARGPAALDAELLATDTRVLAVQVIGADGTVLHRSPGAPGTPLIPVGAIDAGPRIGMPEHDSPFGEIRFSAQTVVGPDGARYTVVVGEGSPLVLSTVGTVVTALAVATPVVIAASAAATYLLVRRSMRSVDDIRSRVAAITTSDLSGRVPVPDSRDEIAALALTMNEMLARIEAGHAAQQRFVGDASHELRSPLATIISALEVAQAHPDLLNSELADHTLLPEAHRMAGLIDDLLLLARADERGPAARFGDVDLDDLAIEAARTLRRTTSFEVRCEVAPTRVTGDAEALARVLRNLLDNAARHAASMIEITVGAPATGGGAVLTVGDDGPGVPEPDRLRVFDRFVRLDGDRSRSAGGSGLGLAIVAEIVAAHRGRVWIEERPGGGARVRVQLPPTTR